The following are encoded in a window of Algiphilus aromaticivorans DG1253 genomic DNA:
- a CDS encoding aminotransferase-like domain-containing protein translates to MSLDISRWNLRIRSSAAPAYRAIADVIGEDIDSGRLVAHQRLPPVRELAQRLGRNFTTVARGYAEAARRGLIVSRPGTGTRVAERVRTGAVRRAGPAGLPDMMMNMAPEPEDSALTARLWQGFAGIVDRQEATTLWSLLRYDEAGGPPEDRAAGAHWLSAHLPEVSAERVLVFPGVQAALLALLMTLARPGDRVACEAITYSGLKGLAAQLGIELIGLHSDRQGLDPDAFAALCATDPPAALYCNPTVQNPTTATLPAERRRAIADIARRYNVPIIEDDPYRPLTPEAPPPLAALAPELCFYATGLAKCLGAGLRVAYVAVPQARYQARLAAAMRSTMVMPVPFMVRLATQWLQDGTVDVAAEAIRRESAQRQRLAADILAGTGFAAAPNGFHLWLPLPAHSSAARFAADLRARGCAVVASDAFSVVGAPKPAVRVCLGGPVSRSGCRDMLQAVAAELVAATDGVAARATD, encoded by the coding sequence ATGTCGCTGGATATCAGCCGCTGGAATCTGCGCATCCGCAGCAGCGCCGCCCCGGCCTACCGCGCCATCGCCGACGTCATCGGCGAGGACATCGACAGCGGCCGACTGGTCGCCCACCAGCGCCTGCCGCCGGTGCGCGAACTGGCGCAGCGCCTGGGGCGCAACTTCACCACCGTGGCGCGCGGCTACGCCGAGGCTGCCCGACGCGGCCTGATCGTCAGCCGCCCCGGCACCGGCACGCGCGTCGCCGAGCGTGTCCGCACCGGCGCGGTGCGCCGCGCCGGGCCGGCCGGGCTGCCGGATATGATGATGAACATGGCGCCGGAGCCGGAGGACAGCGCGCTCACCGCGCGCCTGTGGCAGGGCTTCGCCGGCATCGTCGACCGGCAGGAGGCGACCACGCTCTGGTCGCTGCTGCGCTACGACGAAGCCGGCGGCCCGCCCGAGGATCGCGCCGCCGGCGCGCATTGGCTGTCCGCCCACCTGCCCGAAGTCAGCGCCGAGCGCGTGCTCGTCTTTCCCGGCGTGCAGGCCGCGCTATTGGCGCTGCTCATGACGCTGGCCCGCCCAGGCGACCGCGTCGCCTGCGAGGCGATCACCTATTCCGGTCTCAAGGGCCTGGCCGCACAGCTGGGCATAGAGCTGATCGGGCTGCACAGCGATCGGCAGGGTCTCGACCCCGATGCCTTCGCCGCGCTCTGCGCCACCGACCCACCAGCCGCCCTCTACTGCAACCCGACCGTACAGAACCCGACAACGGCGACCCTGCCCGCCGAGCGCCGCCGCGCCATCGCCGACATCGCGCGCCGATACAACGTGCCCATCATCGAGGACGACCCCTACCGGCCGCTGACGCCGGAGGCGCCACCGCCGCTGGCCGCGCTGGCGCCCGAGCTGTGCTTCTACGCCACCGGCCTGGCCAAGTGCCTGGGCGCGGGCCTGCGCGTGGCCTACGTGGCCGTGCCGCAGGCGCGCTACCAGGCAAGGCTGGCCGCGGCCATGCGCTCGACCATGGTGATGCCGGTGCCCTTCATGGTGCGGCTGGCGACGCAGTGGCTGCAAGACGGCACGGTCGATGTGGCCGCCGAAGCCATCCGGCGCGAATCGGCGCAGCGCCAGCGGCTGGCGGCCGACATCCTCGCCGGCACCGGCTTTGCCGCCGCGCCCAATGGCTTCCACCTCTGGCTGCCCCTGCCGGCACACAGCAGCGCGGCGCGCTTCGCAGCCGACCTGCGCGCGCGCGGTTGCGCCGTGGTGGCCTCCGACGCCTTCAGCGTGGTCGGAGCGCCGAAGCCTGCCGTGCGCGTCTGCCTGGGCGGCCCCGTCTCGCGCAGTGGCTGTCGCGACATGCTGCAGGCCGTGGCGGCCGAGCTAGTGGCCGCAACGGACGGCGTCGCCGCCCGCGCGACCGACTGA
- a CDS encoding DUF6351 family protein, which translates to MLTRFLPPAALAALLLVACGGSEPPAVGAGDGAGSRSVEADYHTLKTPPLANGEFDLLTVSTLPDAVTGGDVLMAVRGLAAEDSLQVRAGSRDVTAAFVRREDGEWRGLVEGLVEGENRIRATASGPAGARRATLTVINHPVSGPILSGPHQTPFNCRTEDNGLEPAMGPACSAEPRMQWFARQLTQDWVEVENPFEGYPAGTLSTQTDEGKTVPYVARVETRVINRGIARLAVLDDPASRSPEDPFEPVSWNGNVYYVYGESCGHGYGQGTSTTDFVLGGFPDLTSISGDALLINLAGVSDRLGSGDITVHNTLSAYGNHCNPLISIETSMMMKEHIAENYGEVARVVGTNGSGAALQQYNAANNAPGLLSAGLPTATFADIPSTAMTVADCGLLLDYYERSDLDWTQRKQWSVNGHNALSGNQLNAICSSWEDAFLDRLDPTAGSGCGATSEQRYHPEDNPTGARCAIQDANVNIFGTMPHPEHGVMVARRPLDNTGVQYGLEAFNDGAISFAEFLDLNRNIGGYDIDGQWEAARMVMHPEVERITYRLGGVIGRGALAETPFIDIAAYLDLIPVANIHEAIRPFTVRDRLRPRAGGGATQSIFRGVLTQPDVYPLMDDWLDALAAAEAATGFGGAPERIARVIDAKPAMAEDRCSFGTIGGRLELPGTLLGPLGLEAPLLPTLTAILGLPGVEVLSGAELSLRVDVPENFDSGIGPCAIALPVTSTPRMVAGMPRSGDIIRCQKKPVDARDYEADLTAEQLNEIAAIFPEGVCDYTRPAAGDVEESLIWPSIGGRQRLPEPVSLRWRAARANAD; encoded by the coding sequence ATGCTTACGAGATTCCTTCCGCCCGCGGCGCTGGCGGCGCTTCTGCTTGTGGCCTGTGGCGGTTCCGAGCCGCCCGCTGTCGGTGCTGGTGACGGCGCCGGTAGCCGTAGTGTTGAAGCCGACTATCACACCCTGAAGACACCGCCGCTCGCCAACGGCGAGTTCGACCTGCTCACCGTCTCGACATTGCCCGACGCTGTGACCGGCGGCGATGTGCTGATGGCCGTACGCGGCCTGGCCGCGGAGGACAGCCTGCAGGTGCGTGCCGGTAGCCGCGATGTGACGGCAGCCTTTGTGCGGCGTGAGGATGGCGAGTGGCGCGGCCTGGTCGAGGGCCTGGTCGAGGGCGAGAACCGCATCCGCGCCACGGCCAGCGGCCCGGCCGGCGCGCGCCGTGCGACGCTGACGGTGATCAATCATCCGGTCAGCGGCCCGATCCTCTCCGGCCCGCATCAGACGCCCTTCAATTGCCGCACCGAGGACAATGGCCTCGAGCCGGCCATGGGCCCGGCCTGCTCGGCCGAGCCCAGGATGCAGTGGTTCGCGCGGCAGCTTACGCAGGACTGGGTCGAGGTCGAGAACCCCTTCGAGGGCTACCCGGCCGGCACGCTGTCGACGCAGACCGACGAGGGCAAGACGGTGCCCTATGTCGCGCGCGTCGAGACGCGCGTCATCAACCGCGGCATCGCCCGTCTCGCCGTGCTCGACGATCCGGCGTCGCGGAGCCCGGAAGATCCCTTCGAGCCGGTGAGCTGGAACGGCAATGTCTATTACGTCTATGGCGAGTCCTGCGGCCACGGTTATGGGCAGGGCACCAGCACGACCGATTTCGTGCTCGGCGGCTTTCCGGACCTGACCTCGATCTCCGGCGACGCGCTGCTGATCAATCTCGCCGGCGTTTCGGACCGGCTCGGCTCGGGCGACATCACCGTGCACAACACGCTGTCGGCTTACGGCAATCACTGCAATCCGCTGATCAGTATCGAGACGTCGATGATGATGAAGGAGCACATCGCCGAGAACTACGGCGAGGTCGCGCGCGTCGTCGGCACCAACGGCTCGGGTGCGGCGCTGCAGCAATACAACGCGGCCAATAACGCGCCGGGGCTGCTCTCGGCCGGCCTGCCGACGGCAACCTTCGCGGATATTCCCTCGACGGCGATGACCGTCGCCGACTGCGGCCTGCTGCTGGATTACTACGAGCGCAGCGATCTGGACTGGACGCAGCGCAAGCAGTGGTCGGTCAATGGCCACAACGCGCTGTCGGGCAATCAGCTCAACGCCATCTGCAGCTCCTGGGAGGACGCCTTCCTCGACCGCCTCGATCCGACCGCCGGTTCCGGCTGCGGCGCCACTTCCGAGCAGCGTTATCACCCGGAGGACAATCCCACCGGCGCGCGCTGCGCTATCCAGGACGCCAACGTCAATATCTTCGGCACCATGCCGCATCCGGAGCACGGCGTGATGGTGGCGCGGCGGCCGCTGGATAACACCGGCGTGCAGTACGGGCTCGAGGCCTTCAACGACGGGGCGATCAGCTTCGCCGAGTTCCTCGATCTCAATCGCAACATCGGCGGCTACGACATCGACGGCCAGTGGGAAGCGGCGCGCATGGTCATGCATCCGGAGGTCGAACGCATCACCTACCGGCTCGGCGGTGTCATCGGTCGCGGTGCGCTGGCCGAGACGCCCTTCATCGATATCGCGGCCTATCTGGACCTGATTCCGGTGGCCAATATCCACGAAGCGATCCGGCCCTTCACGGTGCGCGATAGGCTGCGCCCGCGCGCGGGCGGCGGTGCCACCCAGAGCATCTTCCGCGGCGTACTGACCCAGCCCGACGTCTATCCGCTGATGGATGACTGGCTCGACGCTCTCGCAGCTGCCGAGGCTGCCACCGGCTTCGGCGGCGCCCCGGAGCGCATTGCGCGCGTCATTGATGCCAAGCCGGCGATGGCCGAGGACCGCTGTTCTTTCGGCACTATCGGCGGTCGTCTGGAGCTGCCCGGCACCCTGCTCGGGCCGCTGGGGCTGGAGGCGCCACTGCTGCCGACGCTCACCGCTATCCTCGGGCTGCCCGGTGTGGAGGTGCTCTCGGGCGCCGAGTTGTCATTGCGCGTCGACGTGCCCGAGAATTTCGATAGCGGGATTGGTCCCTGCGCCATCGCGCTGCCGGTCACGAGCACACCGCGCATGGTCGCCGGCATGCCGCGCAGCGGCGACATCATCCGCTGCCAGAAGAAGCCGGTGGACGCGCGCGACTACGAGGCGGATCTGACGGCCGAGCAGCTGAACGAGATCGCCGCGATCTTCCCGGAAGGCGTCTGCGACTACACGCGACCCGCCGCCGGTGACGTCGAAGAGAGCCTGATCTGGCCGAGCATTGGCGGACGCCAGCGTCTGCCCGAGCCGGTGTCGTTGCGCTGGCGCGCGGCGCGGGCCAACGCGGACTGA
- a CDS encoding Nit6803 family nitrilase: MAAAADTTVRAAAVQLSPVLGDRAATIDKVVAAIAEAAGRGARIVVFPETVVPNYPYFSFITPPMTMGPAHLALYEQAVEVPSAATEAVAAAARANECVVVLGVNERDHGTLYNAQLIFDADGSLLLKRRKITPTYHERMVWGMGDGAGLKVVDSAVGRVGALACWEHYNPLARYALMTQHEQIHCSQFPGSLVGPIFAEQMELTMRHHALESGCFVINATGWLDDAQVASITDDAKLAKGLRGGCYTAIVSPEGRHLAEPLYEGEGMVVADLDLALITKRKRMMDSVGHYARPELLSLQLDDSPATPLHRAGTPAADAVTSPWSDPHVADRDESSPDHGAAVTRAASA; the protein is encoded by the coding sequence ATGGCTGCTGCAGCCGATACCACCGTGCGCGCCGCTGCCGTGCAGCTGTCGCCGGTGCTCGGTGACCGCGCGGCCACCATCGACAAGGTGGTGGCCGCCATCGCCGAGGCCGCAGGCCGCGGCGCCCGCATCGTGGTCTTTCCCGAGACCGTGGTGCCGAACTACCCCTACTTCTCCTTCATCACGCCGCCCATGACGATGGGGCCGGCGCATCTGGCCTTGTACGAGCAGGCCGTGGAGGTGCCGAGCGCGGCCACCGAGGCCGTGGCCGCCGCCGCGCGCGCCAACGAATGCGTGGTCGTGCTCGGTGTCAACGAGCGCGACCATGGCACGCTCTACAACGCGCAGCTGATCTTCGATGCCGACGGCAGCCTGCTGCTCAAGCGCCGCAAGATCACGCCGACCTACCACGAGCGCATGGTCTGGGGCATGGGCGACGGCGCCGGGCTGAAGGTGGTGGATTCGGCCGTCGGCCGCGTCGGCGCGCTGGCCTGCTGGGAGCACTACAACCCGCTGGCCCGCTACGCCCTCATGACCCAGCACGAGCAGATCCACTGCAGCCAGTTCCCGGGCTCGCTGGTCGGCCCCATCTTCGCCGAGCAGATGGAGCTGACCATGCGCCATCACGCCCTGGAATCGGGCTGCTTCGTGATCAACGCCACCGGCTGGCTGGACGATGCCCAGGTCGCCAGCATCACGGACGACGCCAAGCTCGCCAAGGGCCTGCGCGGTGGCTGCTACACGGCCATCGTCTCGCCCGAGGGGCGGCATCTGGCCGAGCCGCTGTACGAGGGCGAGGGCATGGTCGTCGCCGATCTGGACCTGGCGCTGATCACCAAGCGCAAGCGGATGATGGATTCGGTGGGCCACTACGCCCGCCCCGAGCTGCTGTCGCTGCAGCTAGACGACAGCCCCGCCACCCCCCTGCATCGTGCCGGCACACCGGCTGCCGATGCCGTCACTTCCCCATGGAGCGATCCCCATGTCGCAGACCGAGACGAATCGTCGCCTGATCACGGAGCTGCAGTCACGCGGGCTGCGTCTGCTTGA
- the accB gene encoding acetyl-CoA carboxylase biotin carboxyl carrier protein: protein MDIRTIKKLIELLEHSGIAELEVKQGEESVRISRQGPTVTPAPAPAAPAAEPAAAPAPAPAPAPAPAPAPAAEDSANAMRSPMVGTFYRAPAPGAKPFVDVGQTVKSGQTLCIIEAMKMLNQIESDRDGVISQVLVENGEPVEFDQPLFLIDPA from the coding sequence ATGGATATCCGCACCATCAAGAAGCTGATCGAGCTGCTCGAGCATTCCGGCATCGCCGAACTTGAAGTCAAGCAGGGCGAGGAGTCCGTCCGCATCAGCCGTCAAGGCCCGACGGTCACTCCCGCTCCGGCACCCGCCGCTCCGGCTGCCGAGCCTGCCGCCGCGCCAGCACCGGCGCCCGCCCCGGCGCCCGCCCCGGCGCCGGCACCGGCCGCAGAGGACAGCGCCAATGCCATGCGCTCCCCCATGGTGGGTACCTTCTATCGCGCACCGGCACCGGGCGCCAAGCCTTTCGTCGATGTCGGTCAGACCGTCAAGAGCGGCCAGACGCTGTGCATCATTGAGGCGATGAAGATGCTCAACCAGATCGAGTCCGACCGCGACGGCGTCATCAGCCAGGTCCTGGTGGAGAATGGCGAGCCGGTGGAATTCGACCAGCCGCTCTTCCTCATCGACCCGGCCTGA
- a CDS encoding MSMEG_0572/Sll0783 family nitrogen starvation response protein — translation MPAVDKPAHKKGDFFVDYEEKVFEDVQAEAGQKALVTFHTVAFEGSIGLVNLLQAKRLLRKGFETTVLLYGPGVTLGVQRGFPTLGDEAFPGHQNFNNQLAAFMEEGGKVYACRFALQALYGHGEPSLQPGIVPINPLDVLDLNLLHKRENAVIIDTWTV, via the coding sequence ATGCCCGCAGTCGATAAACCCGCACACAAGAAAGGCGACTTCTTCGTCGATTACGAGGAGAAGGTCTTCGAGGATGTCCAGGCCGAGGCCGGCCAGAAGGCGCTGGTCACCTTCCACACCGTGGCCTTCGAGGGCTCCATCGGCCTCGTCAATCTGCTGCAGGCCAAGCGCCTGCTGCGCAAGGGCTTCGAGACCACCGTGCTGCTCTACGGCCCGGGCGTGACGCTGGGCGTGCAGCGCGGCTTCCCGACCCTGGGCGACGAGGCCTTTCCGGGCCACCAGAACTTCAACAACCAGCTGGCGGCCTTCATGGAGGAGGGTGGCAAGGTCTACGCCTGCCGCTTCGCCCTGCAGGCGCTCTACGGTCACGGCGAGCCCTCGCTGCAGCCGGGCATCGTGCCCATCAACCCGCTCGATGTGCTCGATCTCAATCTGCTGCACAAGCGCGAGAACGCCGTGATCATCGACACCTGGACGGTGTAG
- the cutA gene encoding divalent-cation tolerance protein CutA, whose protein sequence is MSEPLIVLITATEAEAPSLAEALVERRLVACVNIVAPVRSVFRWEGHIESEAEALLVCKTDAGRYDALEVALPALHSYDVPECIAVSTDRALSAYTQWVTEESTPAEGAS, encoded by the coding sequence ATGTCCGAACCGCTGATCGTGCTCATCACCGCCACGGAAGCCGAGGCCCCGTCATTGGCCGAAGCTCTCGTCGAGCGCCGGCTCGTGGCCTGCGTCAATATCGTCGCGCCGGTGCGCTCGGTCTTTCGCTGGGAGGGCCACATCGAATCGGAAGCCGAAGCGCTGCTCGTCTGCAAGACCGACGCCGGGCGCTACGACGCGCTGGAGGTGGCGCTGCCCGCGCTGCATTCCTACGATGTGCCGGAGTGCATCGCCGTATCCACCGACCGCGCGCTCTCCGCCTACACGCAGTGGGTGACCGAGGAAAGCACACCGGCAGAGGGCGCCTCGTGA
- the aroQ gene encoding type II 3-dehydroquinate dehydratase, whose protein sequence is MHRILLLNGPNLNLLGQREPERYGQASLADIVTDCRKLAGNLDATLDDFQSNHEGALIDRIHAAASDGTTAIIINAGAYTHHSVALRDALLSVGLPFFEVHISNVYAREAFRQRSLLADVAAGVLVGLGADGYLLALRAACGRAAD, encoded by the coding sequence GTGCACCGCATTTTGCTGCTGAACGGGCCCAATCTGAACCTGCTGGGCCAGCGCGAACCCGAGCGCTACGGGCAGGCGAGCCTGGCCGACATCGTTACGGACTGCCGCAAATTGGCCGGCAATCTGGACGCGACCCTGGACGATTTCCAGTCCAACCACGAGGGCGCGCTGATCGACCGCATCCACGCCGCGGCGAGCGACGGCACCACCGCCATCATCATCAACGCTGGCGCCTACACGCACCATAGCGTGGCGCTGCGCGACGCGCTGCTGAGCGTCGGCCTGCCCTTCTTCGAAGTGCACATCAGCAATGTCTACGCGCGCGAAGCCTTCCGCCAGCGCTCGCTGCTGGCCGACGTCGCGGCCGGCGTGCTCGTCGGCCTCGGCGCCGACGGCTATCTCCTCGCCCTGCGCGCGGCCTGCGGCCGCGCCGCCGACTGA
- the accC gene encoding acetyl-CoA carboxylase biotin carboxylase subunit, with protein MFDKILIANRGEIALRIQRACRELGIKTVAVYSQADRDLKHVLLADESVCIGPAQANQSYLSMGSIISAAEVTQADAIHPGYGFLSESADFAESVERSGFVFIGPRAETIRLMGGKTAAKAEMIAAGVPCVPGSEGALPDNDGECLELAEAVGYPVLIKAVSGGGGRGMHVVRNREELIESVHIARYEAESAFGDGSVFLEKYLEKPRHIEFQVLADEHGHAIHLGERDCSMQRRNQKVVEEAPAPGITEEERERIGALCIAACERIGYRGAGTMEFLYEDGNFYFIEMNTRIQVEHPVTEMVTGVDLIKKQIAIAAGRELDLKQSDIKVQGHAIECRINAEDPRNFVPSPGAITTYHAPGGPGVRMDSHIYAGYRVPPYYDSMIGKLICHGETRDIAIARTLSALSELVVEGIKTNITLHREILNDAAFRAGKHDIHYLASIIERWAV; from the coding sequence ATGTTCGACAAGATTCTCATTGCCAACCGTGGCGAGATCGCGCTGCGCATCCAGCGCGCCTGCCGCGAGCTGGGCATCAAGACCGTCGCGGTCTACTCGCAGGCGGACCGCGATCTCAAGCATGTCCTGCTGGCCGACGAGTCGGTCTGCATCGGGCCGGCGCAGGCCAATCAGTCCTATCTTTCGATGGGCTCGATCATCAGCGCCGCCGAGGTTACCCAGGCCGACGCCATCCATCCCGGCTATGGCTTCCTCTCCGAGAGCGCCGACTTCGCCGAGAGTGTGGAACGCTCGGGCTTCGTCTTCATCGGCCCGCGCGCCGAGACCATCCGATTGATGGGTGGCAAGACCGCCGCCAAGGCCGAGATGATCGCCGCCGGCGTTCCCTGCGTACCGGGCTCGGAGGGCGCGCTACCCGACAACGACGGCGAATGCCTGGAGCTGGCCGAGGCCGTGGGCTATCCGGTGCTCATCAAGGCCGTATCCGGCGGCGGCGGGCGCGGCATGCACGTCGTGCGCAACCGCGAGGAGCTGATCGAGTCGGTGCACATCGCGCGCTACGAGGCCGAGTCGGCCTTCGGCGACGGCAGCGTCTTTCTCGAAAAGTATCTGGAGAAGCCGCGCCACATCGAGTTTCAGGTGCTGGCCGATGAGCACGGCCACGCCATCCATCTGGGCGAGCGCGACTGCTCCATGCAGCGCCGCAACCAGAAGGTCGTCGAGGAAGCGCCCGCCCCCGGCATCACCGAGGAGGAGCGGGAGCGTATCGGAGCGCTGTGTATAGCCGCCTGCGAGCGCATCGGCTATCGCGGCGCCGGCACGATGGAATTCCTCTACGAGGACGGCAATTTCTACTTCATCGAGATGAATACGCGCATCCAGGTAGAGCACCCGGTCACCGAGATGGTCACCGGTGTGGACCTCATCAAGAAGCAGATCGCCATCGCCGCCGGTCGCGAGCTGGATCTGAAGCAGTCCGACATCAAGGTGCAAGGCCACGCCATCGAGTGCCGCATCAACGCCGAGGACCCGCGCAACTTCGTGCCCTCCCCCGGCGCCATTACGACCTACCACGCGCCCGGCGGACCGGGCGTGCGCATGGACTCGCATATCTACGCGGGCTATCGCGTACCGCCCTACTACGACTCCATGATCGGCAAGCTGATTTGCCACGGCGAGACTCGCGATATCGCCATTGCACGCACCCTGAGCGCGCTCTCCGAGCTGGTGGTCGAAGGCATCAAGACCAACATCACCCTGCACCGCGAGATCCTCAACGACGCCGCCTTCCGCGCCGGCAAGCACGACATCCACTATCTCGCCAGCATCATCGAGCGCTGGGCCGTCTGA
- a CDS encoding TlpA family protein disulfide reductase, whose protein sequence is MKQTLAVLALGAVGLLLGAGIYLWLEPPAPPAQPELTLEDLEGETHALADYRGELVVVNFWATWCPPCLEEIPMLIDAQEALREQGLRLLGPAMDDAIAVGRFAKRQGMNYPVFADPAQVGPALSLLGDTQGALPYTVVIDRDGKLVESHHGKLDRAEFDALIAPYL, encoded by the coding sequence GTGAAGCAAACGCTCGCCGTACTGGCGCTCGGCGCAGTGGGCCTGCTGCTCGGCGCCGGCATCTACCTCTGGCTCGAGCCACCGGCACCGCCCGCCCAGCCGGAGCTGACGCTGGAGGATCTGGAAGGCGAGACGCACGCGCTGGCCGATTACCGCGGCGAGCTCGTCGTCGTCAACTTCTGGGCCACCTGGTGCCCACCCTGCCTGGAAGAGATTCCCATGCTGATCGATGCGCAGGAAGCCCTCCGGGAGCAAGGCCTGCGCCTCCTCGGCCCGGCCATGGACGACGCCATCGCCGTCGGGCGCTTCGCGAAGCGCCAGGGCATGAACTACCCGGTCTTCGCCGATCCGGCACAGGTGGGCCCGGCGCTGTCGCTGCTCGGCGACACACAGGGCGCGCTGCCCTACACCGTGGTCATCGACCGCGACGGAAAGCTCGTGGAAAGCCACCACGGCAAGCTTGATCGTGCCGAGTTCGACGCGCTTATTGCGCCTTACTTGTAG
- a CDS encoding MATE family efflux transporter, protein MSTPFRRYPELDARAYRQELLPFLRTAVPIIGAQLSFMGMGVVDTLYAGRLGGQALAAIAVGSHVWMPVFMFFLGVLMAVSPIVAQRTGAAADSRATGSILRAVLWLALPLGVLWSLLLLTLGNTLIGFTGLQPDTAALARAYLSVEALGCIPFALVFVLRYGVEGTGRTAPVLWISVAGFAVNAAFDGLLMFGWGPFPRMGAVGCGWATVIAVVAMLGMWMLLYLRWQPLRAVGLFAAPRVARMRTVWRDTLRLGLPIGCILLAEAGLFAAAMLLMAAFGDTAVAAHQVAINFAALAFMVPLGFGFAATVRVGQAIGAGDPALAQMRGRLAIGAALVFSALSASVMALFPEVVARLYTPDEEVIALAARLLLYAAAFQIFDCLQASANGALRGLADTRGPMRITVSAYWLVGMPLALVAAFVLELGPAGLWWGLIAGLAVAAAGLVTRFLRAPSAKATNDIRGTAQ, encoded by the coding sequence ATGTCGACCCCTTTTCGTCGGTACCCGGAGTTGGACGCGCGCGCCTACCGTCAGGAGTTGCTGCCCTTTCTGCGCACGGCCGTGCCGATCATCGGCGCGCAGCTCTCCTTCATGGGAATGGGCGTGGTGGACACGCTCTACGCGGGGCGGCTGGGCGGGCAGGCGCTGGCCGCCATCGCGGTGGGCAGCCACGTTTGGATGCCGGTCTTCATGTTCTTTCTGGGCGTGCTGATGGCGGTCTCGCCCATCGTCGCGCAGCGCACGGGCGCGGCCGCCGATTCGCGCGCCACCGGCAGCATCCTGCGCGCTGTCCTGTGGCTGGCGCTGCCGCTGGGCGTATTGTGGTCGCTGCTGCTGCTGACGCTGGGCAACACGCTGATCGGCTTCACCGGCCTGCAGCCGGACACGGCCGCGCTGGCGCGCGCCTATCTCTCGGTGGAGGCGCTCGGCTGCATCCCCTTCGCGTTGGTCTTCGTGCTGCGCTACGGTGTCGAGGGCACCGGGCGCACGGCGCCGGTGCTATGGATCAGCGTGGCAGGTTTCGCCGTCAACGCCGCTTTCGACGGGCTGCTGATGTTCGGCTGGGGCCCCTTCCCGCGCATGGGCGCCGTGGGCTGCGGCTGGGCGACGGTGATCGCGGTGGTCGCGATGCTGGGCATGTGGATGTTGCTCTATCTGCGCTGGCAGCCGCTGCGCGCGGTGGGCCTCTTCGCCGCGCCGCGGGTGGCGCGCATGCGCACGGTCTGGCGCGACACGCTGCGCCTGGGCCTGCCCATCGGCTGCATTCTGCTGGCCGAGGCCGGGCTCTTCGCGGCGGCGATGCTGTTGATGGCGGCTTTTGGCGATACGGCAGTGGCCGCGCATCAGGTAGCGATCAACTTCGCTGCACTGGCCTTCATGGTGCCGCTGGGTTTCGGCTTCGCGGCTACCGTGCGCGTCGGCCAGGCCATCGGCGCCGGCGATCCGGCGCTGGCGCAGATGCGCGGCCGGCTGGCCATTGGCGCGGCGCTGGTCTTCTCGGCGCTGTCGGCGAGTGTCATGGCGCTCTTCCCCGAGGTCGTGGCGCGGCTGTATACGCCGGACGAGGAAGTCATCGCGCTGGCAGCGCGGCTGTTGCTGTACGCCGCCGCCTTTCAGATCTTTGACTGCCTGCAGGCCTCGGCCAACGGCGCGCTGCGTGGTCTGGCCGACACGCGCGGGCCGATGCGCATCACGGTTTCCGCCTACTGGTTGGTGGGCATGCCGCTGGCGCTCGTCGCGGCCTTCGTGCTGGAACTGGGGCCGGCTGGTCTGTGGTGGGGGCTCATCGCCGGGCTGGCGGTCGCCGCGGCGGGGCTGGTGACGCGCTTCCTGCGCGCGCCCTCCGCAAAAGCGACGAATGACATCCGGGGGACCGCGCAGTAG